From one Tsukamurella tyrosinosolvens genomic stretch:
- a CDS encoding DUF6928 family protein, whose product MGATAATLWFIDVAEPKGILAIVGRPDEAASRAIAEQVLGEPVVGRPESLARAADPLPGHVYVAAWGGLTVVTHAGLRVDKPSELDESWWNLMPAHRAFLLVAAPERAVGGFALRADGAPKRSFSAHPVDILEDEGLPELFEGPFWAGEHPLTYAEGVVPDPRALPFHPMEFAEQANREILGFRFTHPLAPTDLDPARIQVIDFVPASGVPGPAPQQAQALGPDGAPQPPVEQQDPGYEDRGKVRSFFGF is encoded by the coding sequence GTGGGCGCTACAGCTGCGACGCTCTGGTTCATCGACGTCGCGGAGCCGAAGGGCATTCTCGCGATCGTCGGCCGGCCCGACGAGGCCGCGTCCCGCGCGATCGCCGAGCAGGTGCTCGGCGAGCCCGTGGTGGGTCGCCCCGAGTCCCTGGCCCGCGCCGCGGATCCGCTGCCCGGGCACGTCTACGTGGCCGCCTGGGGCGGGCTGACCGTGGTGACGCACGCGGGCCTGCGCGTGGACAAGCCGAGCGAGCTCGACGAGTCCTGGTGGAACCTGATGCCCGCGCATCGCGCGTTCCTGCTGGTCGCGGCCCCGGAGCGGGCCGTCGGCGGGTTCGCCCTGCGCGCCGACGGTGCCCCCAAGCGGTCGTTCTCGGCGCACCCCGTCGACATCCTCGAGGACGAGGGCCTGCCGGAGCTCTTCGAGGGGCCGTTCTGGGCCGGCGAGCACCCGCTGACCTACGCCGAGGGCGTCGTCCCCGACCCACGGGCGCTGCCCTTCCACCCGATGGAGTTCGCGGAGCAGGCGAACCGCGAGATCCTCGGCTTCCGCTTCACGCACCCGCTCGCGCCCACGGACCTCGACCCGGCCCGCATCCAGGTCATCGACTTCGTCCCCGCCTCCGGCGTCCCCGGTCCCGCCCCGCAGCAGGCCCAGGCCCTCGGTCCCGACGGTGCGCCCCAACCCCCGGTCGAGCAGCAGGACCCCGGCTACGAGGACCGCGGCAAGGTCCGCAGCTTCTTCGGTTTCTGA
- a CDS encoding MFS transporter has protein sequence MPSVFVSLRTRNYRLWAGGQSVSLVGTWMQRVAEDWLVLDLAHGRGWVLGVVMALQFGPTLFLSAWAGLLADRYDKRRVLMFTQTAAAACAAVLAVLTLTGVVALWHVFVLAFVFGCVTAIAGPFRQAFTIEMVGPELLPNAIGLNSMVFNAARIVGPAIAGLLIAGVGTGWVFAVNAVFTGAIVAALLAMRVGELFPSPPVERARGQLRAGFAYVRRRRELTLVMIAVFFVSTFGINFPLALSLLARQGFGLGADAYGLLSTLLAVGTLTGALLAAKRTGMASLRTCLVGGCAFGVASVLAGLAPWFWLVAVLLTLVGLLQMAFTTSAMSIMQLSVDPEYRGRVMGIYMLAFLGGTPLGAPLLGAIADVTTPAAPLLVGGVISAVTCALCGAYALRRSAAAEALREDGARGAGAAAGAAGRGAKGGEAAARGEQ, from the coding sequence GTGCCGAGCGTCTTCGTTTCCCTGCGAACGAGGAACTACCGACTCTGGGCCGGCGGCCAATCGGTGAGCCTGGTGGGCACGTGGATGCAGCGCGTCGCCGAGGACTGGCTGGTGCTCGACCTCGCGCACGGCCGCGGCTGGGTGCTCGGCGTGGTGATGGCCCTGCAGTTCGGGCCGACGCTGTTCCTCTCCGCCTGGGCGGGCCTGCTGGCGGATCGCTACGACAAGCGCCGCGTGCTCATGTTCACGCAGACCGCGGCGGCGGCGTGTGCGGCGGTCCTGGCGGTGTTGACGCTCACCGGGGTGGTCGCGCTGTGGCACGTCTTCGTGCTCGCGTTCGTCTTCGGCTGCGTGACGGCGATCGCCGGGCCCTTCCGGCAGGCCTTCACGATCGAGATGGTGGGGCCGGAGCTGCTGCCCAACGCGATCGGCCTGAACTCCATGGTGTTCAACGCCGCCCGCATCGTGGGCCCCGCGATCGCCGGCCTGCTCATCGCCGGCGTCGGCACCGGCTGGGTGTTCGCGGTGAACGCGGTGTTCACGGGCGCCATCGTCGCGGCCCTACTGGCGATGCGCGTGGGGGAGCTGTTCCCGTCGCCGCCCGTGGAGCGCGCCCGCGGACAGCTGCGGGCCGGGTTCGCGTACGTGCGGCGGCGGCGCGAGCTGACGCTGGTGATGATCGCGGTCTTCTTCGTCTCCACCTTCGGCATCAACTTCCCGCTGGCGCTCTCGCTGCTGGCGCGCCAGGGATTCGGGCTGGGCGCCGACGCCTACGGCCTGCTGTCGACGCTGCTCGCCGTCGGCACGCTCACCGGGGCGCTGCTCGCGGCGAAGCGGACGGGCATGGCCTCGCTGCGCACCTGCCTGGTGGGCGGCTGCGCCTTCGGCGTGGCGTCCGTGCTGGCGGGTCTGGCGCCGTGGTTCTGGCTCGTGGCGGTGCTGCTGACGCTCGTCGGGCTGTTGCAGATGGCCTTCACGACCTCCGCGATGAGCATCATGCAGCTGTCCGTGGACCCCGAGTACCGCGGCCGCGTGATGGGCATCTACATGCTCGCCTTCCTCGGCGGCACGCCCCTGGGTGCGCCGCTGCTCGGCGCCATCGCCGACGTGACCACACCCGCCGCGCCACTGCTGGTGGGCGGCGTGATCTCCGCGGTCACCTGTGCCCTGTGCGGCGCCTACGCCCTGCGACGGTCCGCGGCCGCCGAGGCGTTGCGGGAGGACGGGGCGCGGGGCGCCGGCGCGGCCGCCGGCGCTGCGGGCCGGGGAGCGAAGGGCGGTGAAGCGGCTGCGCGCGGGGAGCAGTAG
- a CDS encoding DUF2537 domain-containing protein, with translation MTGPRYTPWITGTAVAVVVALLAGGVLSGLFVAVMAVNRWLGLFLLALGTAGAVPVLSAYRLRPVARWFCAGFAGAIAIAWLGAVVALSSGLV, from the coding sequence GTGACCGGGCCCCGCTACACGCCGTGGATCACCGGCACCGCGGTCGCGGTGGTGGTCGCGCTGCTCGCGGGCGGCGTGCTGTCCGGGTTGTTCGTGGCGGTGATGGCGGTCAACCGGTGGCTGGGGCTGTTCCTGCTCGCGCTGGGGACGGCCGGCGCCGTGCCGGTGCTGTCCGCGTACCGTCTGCGCCCCGTGGCCCGGTGGTTCTGCGCGGGCTTCGCCGGGGCGATCGCGATCGCGTGGCTCGGGGCCGTCGTGGCGCTGTCGAGCGGTCTCGTCTGA
- the serC gene encoding phosphoserine transaminase: MTIEIPAALKPVDGRFGCGPSKVRPEQLQSLVDTGASVFGTSHRQAPVKNVVGRVREGLKDLFSLPEGYEVVLGNGGTTAFWDAAAFGLIRERSQHFTYGEFSNKFASVAKGNPFIGDPVVVSSDPGSAPELVADGAVDLIGWAHNETSTGVAVPVSRLAGSENALIAIDATSGAGGLPVNVADTDVYYFAPQKCFAADGGLWVALMSPAALARVEEIKASGRYTPEFLSLPIAVDNSSKNQTYNTPALATLLLFADQIEWMNGNGGLDWAVGRTKDSSDRLYQWAEASEFATPFVADPALRSQVVGTIDFDEKIDAAAVAKTLRANGIVDTEPYRKLGRNQLRIGMFPAIDPDDVTALTKCIDFVVERVSADA; encoded by the coding sequence ATGACGATCGAGATCCCCGCCGCGCTCAAGCCCGTCGACGGCCGCTTCGGCTGCGGCCCGTCCAAGGTCCGCCCCGAGCAGCTGCAGTCGCTCGTCGATACCGGCGCCTCGGTGTTCGGCACCAGCCACCGCCAGGCTCCGGTGAAGAACGTCGTGGGCCGCGTGCGCGAGGGCCTGAAGGACCTCTTCAGCCTCCCCGAGGGCTACGAGGTCGTGCTCGGCAACGGCGGCACCACCGCCTTCTGGGACGCCGCCGCCTTCGGCCTGATCCGCGAGCGCAGCCAGCACTTCACCTACGGCGAGTTCAGCAACAAGTTCGCGAGCGTCGCCAAGGGCAACCCGTTCATCGGCGACCCGGTCGTCGTCTCGAGCGACCCGGGCTCGGCGCCCGAGCTGGTCGCGGACGGTGCGGTCGACCTCATCGGGTGGGCGCACAACGAGACCTCGACGGGCGTCGCGGTGCCGGTCAGCCGCCTCGCGGGCAGCGAGAACGCGCTCATCGCGATCGACGCCACGTCGGGCGCCGGCGGCCTGCCGGTGAACGTCGCCGACACCGACGTTTACTACTTCGCGCCGCAGAAGTGCTTCGCCGCCGACGGCGGCCTCTGGGTCGCGCTCATGAGCCCCGCCGCCCTGGCGCGGGTCGAGGAGATCAAGGCCTCGGGCCGCTACACCCCCGAGTTCCTCTCGCTGCCCATCGCGGTGGACAACTCGAGCAAGAACCAGACCTACAACACCCCCGCGCTGGCGACGCTGCTGCTGTTCGCGGACCAGATCGAGTGGATGAACGGCAACGGCGGCCTGGACTGGGCCGTGGGCCGCACCAAGGATTCGAGCGACCGCCTGTACCAGTGGGCCGAGGCCAGCGAGTTCGCGACGCCCTTCGTCGCCGACCCCGCGCTGCGCAGCCAGGTCGTCGGCACCATCGACTTCGACGAGAAGATCGACGCCGCCGCCGTGGCCAAGACGCTGCGCGCGAACGGCATCGTCGACACCGAGCCGTACCGCAAGCTGGGCCGCAACCAGCTGCGCATCGGCATGTTCCCGGCGATCGACCCCGACGACGTCACCGCTTTGACCAAGTGCATCGATTTCGTGGTCGAGCGCGTGTCGGCCGACGCGTAG
- a CDS encoding MFS transporter — translation MPRLLADTRPLQNPDYRRLWWTGIVTVIGAQLTAVAVPAQIYAITGSSAYVGLTGVFGLVPLVIFGLWGGAIADALDRRLVIIGTTLGLAGTALMLALLPDNVWLILGAFSLQQAFFGVNQPTRSAIYARLVPPAQLPAANSLNMTVMQFGAIAGPMLGAPLIPIIGVHWLYALDAASLMVTLWAVWKLPSIKAEDKGQSLGLRSVIDGFRYLAGHKVLLMSFVVDIIAMVFGMPRALFPQIAHENFGDPIEGGWVFGALFAAMSVGAVLGGVLSGWTSRVARQGLAVIVMIVLWGLAIGGFGVAAHFGWLWAALVLLALGGAADMFSAAFRTTMLQEAATDDVRGRLQGVFTVVVAGGPRIGDALHGAAAASAGAAMAAAGGGVLVIVFTVLAAFAVPAFVRYRVLR, via the coding sequence GTGCCGAGACTCCTGGCCGATACACGGCCGTTGCAGAACCCCGACTACCGGCGATTGTGGTGGACCGGGATCGTCACCGTCATCGGTGCGCAGCTCACCGCCGTCGCGGTCCCCGCGCAGATCTACGCGATCACCGGCTCGTCGGCGTACGTGGGCCTGACCGGCGTCTTCGGCCTGGTCCCGCTGGTGATCTTCGGCCTGTGGGGCGGCGCGATCGCCGACGCGCTGGACCGGCGGCTGGTCATCATCGGCACGACTCTCGGCCTCGCCGGGACAGCCCTGATGCTCGCGCTGCTGCCCGACAACGTCTGGCTGATCCTCGGCGCCTTCTCGTTGCAACAGGCCTTCTTCGGCGTCAACCAGCCGACCCGCTCCGCGATCTACGCGCGGCTCGTGCCGCCCGCGCAGCTTCCCGCGGCGAATTCGCTCAACATGACCGTGATGCAGTTCGGCGCCATCGCCGGCCCGATGCTCGGCGCGCCGCTCATCCCGATCATCGGTGTGCACTGGTTGTACGCCCTCGACGCGGCCTCGCTCATGGTCACGCTCTGGGCCGTGTGGAAGCTGCCGTCGATCAAGGCGGAGGACAAGGGCCAGTCGCTGGGACTGCGCTCCGTGATCGACGGTTTCCGGTACCTCGCGGGCCACAAGGTGCTGCTCATGAGCTTCGTCGTCGACATCATCGCGATGGTCTTCGGCATGCCGCGCGCCCTGTTCCCGCAGATCGCGCACGAGAACTTCGGCGACCCCATCGAGGGCGGCTGGGTGTTCGGCGCGCTGTTCGCGGCGATGTCGGTGGGCGCGGTGCTCGGCGGCGTGCTGTCGGGGTGGACGTCGCGCGTCGCCCGGCAGGGGCTCGCCGTGATCGTGATGATCGTGCTGTGGGGCCTGGCGATCGGAGGCTTCGGCGTCGCGGCGCACTTCGGCTGGCTGTGGGCGGCGCTCGTGCTGCTCGCGCTGGGCGGCGCGGCCGACATGTTCTCCGCGGCGTTCCGCACGACGATGTTGCAGGAGGCCGCGACCGACGACGTCCGCGGCCGGTTGCAGGGCGTCTTCACCGTCGTCGTGGCCGGCGGGCCGCGCATCGGCGACGCGCTGCACGGCGCGGCCGCCGCGTCCGCCGGTGCGGCGATGGCCGCGGCCGGCGGCGGCGTGCTCGTGATCGTCTTCACCGTGCTCGCGGCGTTCGCCGTCCCCGCCTTCGTCCG
- a CDS encoding citrate synthase 2, translating to MTEIPGGLEGVVAFSTEIAEPDKQGGVLRYRGVDVADLVRDRVTYGQVWGLLVDGEFGNPLPAAEPFPLPIHSGDVRVDAQAGLAMLGPLWGFEPLLDIDDATARENLARASVMTLSFVAQSARGLERPAVPQRIIDQSPTITHRFMTRWHGEPDPDHVRAIDAYWVAAAEHGLNTSTLTARVIASTGADVSTALSGAVGALSGPLHGGAPSRVLPMLDEVVRTDDPRGVVTARLDRGEKIMGFGHRIYRAEDPRAGVLRSVARDLHAPRYEAAAALEREANALFAERRPDRAISTNVEFWAAVILDYAGVPPRMMPAMFTCARTAGWCAHILEQKRADKLIRPSAQYTGHGPRQPEDVPGWDTIRI from the coding sequence ATGACTGAGATTCCGGGCGGGCTCGAAGGCGTCGTCGCGTTCTCGACGGAGATCGCGGAGCCGGACAAGCAGGGCGGGGTGCTGCGGTACCGGGGCGTCGACGTGGCGGACCTGGTGCGCGACCGGGTCACCTACGGCCAGGTGTGGGGCCTGCTGGTGGACGGGGAGTTCGGCAACCCGCTGCCCGCGGCGGAGCCCTTCCCGCTGCCGATCCACAGCGGCGACGTCCGCGTGGACGCGCAGGCCGGCCTCGCGATGCTGGGCCCGCTGTGGGGCTTCGAGCCGCTGCTCGACATCGACGACGCCACCGCCCGCGAGAACCTGGCGCGCGCCTCGGTGATGACGCTGAGTTTCGTCGCCCAGTCGGCGCGCGGCCTCGAACGCCCGGCGGTGCCGCAGCGGATCATCGACCAGTCCCCCACCATCACGCACCGGTTCATGACCCGCTGGCACGGCGAGCCGGACCCCGATCACGTGCGCGCGATCGACGCCTACTGGGTGGCGGCCGCCGAGCACGGCCTCAACACGTCGACGCTCACGGCGCGGGTCATCGCGTCGACCGGGGCCGACGTCTCGACGGCCCTCTCGGGTGCGGTCGGCGCGCTGTCGGGCCCGCTGCACGGCGGCGCACCGTCGCGCGTGCTGCCGATGCTCGACGAGGTGGTCCGCACCGACGACCCCCGCGGCGTGGTCACGGCGCGGCTGGACCGGGGCGAGAAGATCATGGGCTTCGGCCACCGCATCTACCGCGCGGAGGACCCGCGCGCCGGGGTGCTGCGGTCGGTGGCGCGCGACCTGCACGCGCCGCGCTACGAGGCCGCGGCCGCCCTGGAGCGGGAGGCGAACGCGCTCTTCGCGGAGCGCCGGCCGGACCGCGCGATCTCGACGAACGTCGAGTTCTGGGCGGCGGTGATCCTCGACTACGCGGGCGTCCCGCCGCGGATGATGCCGGCGATGTTCACCTGCGCCCGGACCGCCGGTTGGTGCGCCCACATCCTCGAGCAGAAGCGCGCGGACAAGCTGATCCGCCCGTCCGCCCAGTACACCGGGCACGGCCCGCGGCAGCCGGAGGACGTGCCCGGGTGGGACACCATTAGGATTTAG
- the sepH gene encoding septation protein SepH translates to MQELRVVGLDDDGTSVVCEGPAGRFRLPIDDTLKAAVSGELGSGTQTELELGADLSPREIQARIRAGATIEEIAEFTGAPNHRIKRFAGPVLLERSRAAEMAQLAHPVRGDGPMHATLAEVIRSALAERGHADTTEWDAFKGADNRWVVSISWSVGKSRNQAHFKYAPGAHGGTASPVDETARGLLDPDARQGLRSIDRSADEPLRAVPGPVAPGPVVEGTVEERAERRPAQAPAAAAAAGQHGRRHPEMPSWEDVLLGVRGGKNG, encoded by the coding sequence ATGCAGGAGCTGCGGGTTGTGGGACTGGACGACGACGGGACGTCGGTGGTCTGCGAGGGCCCCGCGGGACGTTTCCGCCTGCCGATCGACGACACTTTGAAGGCAGCCGTGAGCGGTGAACTCGGAAGCGGCACACAGACGGAGCTCGAACTGGGCGCCGATCTGTCGCCGCGGGAGATCCAGGCCCGCATCCGCGCGGGCGCGACGATCGAGGAGATCGCGGAGTTCACGGGCGCCCCGAACCACCGGATCAAGCGCTTCGCGGGACCGGTGCTGCTGGAGCGTTCCCGCGCGGCGGAGATGGCGCAGCTCGCGCATCCCGTGCGCGGCGACGGCCCGATGCACGCCACCCTCGCCGAGGTGATCCGCTCCGCGCTGGCCGAGCGCGGTCACGCCGACACCACCGAGTGGGACGCCTTCAAGGGCGCCGACAACCGCTGGGTGGTCTCGATCAGCTGGAGCGTCGGCAAGTCGCGCAACCAGGCGCACTTCAAGTACGCGCCGGGCGCGCACGGCGGCACCGCCAGCCCCGTCGACGAGACGGCCCGCGGCCTGCTCGATCCCGATGCGCGGCAGGGGTTGCGGAGCATCGACCGCTCCGCCGACGAGCCGCTGCGCGCGGTCCCCGGACCCGTGGCCCCGGGCCCCGTCGTCGAGGGCACCGTCGAGGAGCGCGCCGAGCGTCGTCCCGCCCAGGCCCCCGCGGCTGCGGCCGCGGCGGGCCAGCACGGCCGCCGGCATCCGGAGATGCCGTCCTGGGAGGACGTGCTCCTCGGCGTCCGCGGCGGGAAGAACGGGTAG
- a CDS encoding amidohydrolase, translating to MRLARARIDGDALVDVDVDGGRIVALSPTGATRPAGDVLDLDGRRLIPGLWDEHVHVRTWAVSTRRIDVRSATGPEEVAALVRAALPAAEPGLPVVAAGMRDGLWGGAPSRRLLDEIAPDVPVMVVSSDLHSSWSNAALGRLLGIELDETGVLREAASFAAATRVESLVADRADAWVLEALGRLGRRGVVGLVDLDFDDAVGAWERRPAPPVRIDAGVYPQHLEAAEARGAGTGAPINGLARVGPLKVITDGSLGTRTAYCHAPYPGTTGRGVLEVPPDRLVELLRRGAALGLTPAIHAIGDAANALALDAFAEAGVRGRIEHAQLLTETDLARMAALRIGASIQPEHMLDDRGLVARFWGDRAADAFRVGSLVAAGVDVVLGSDAPVTPLDPWFAISAAVTRSRDGDPPWQPWEAIDAETALRLSARTRIAVGEPADLVALGADPTPERLRAMPVDLTMVAGGITHAGF from the coding sequence ATGAGGCTCGCGCGCGCACGCATCGACGGTGACGCCCTCGTGGACGTCGACGTCGACGGGGGCCGCATCGTCGCGCTCTCCCCCACCGGCGCCACCCGCCCCGCGGGCGACGTGCTCGACCTCGACGGCCGCCGCCTGATCCCGGGCCTGTGGGACGAGCACGTGCACGTGCGCACCTGGGCCGTGTCCACGCGCCGCATCGACGTGCGGTCCGCGACCGGCCCGGAGGAGGTCGCCGCGCTGGTCCGCGCCGCGCTCCCCGCGGCGGAACCGGGCCTGCCCGTCGTCGCCGCCGGCATGCGCGACGGGCTGTGGGGCGGCGCACCGTCGCGCCGGCTGCTCGACGAGATCGCCCCCGACGTGCCCGTCATGGTCGTCTCCTCCGACCTGCACAGCTCCTGGTCGAACGCGGCGCTCGGCCGGCTCCTCGGCATCGAGCTCGACGAGACCGGCGTGCTCCGCGAGGCGGCGAGCTTCGCGGCGGCGACCCGCGTCGAGTCACTGGTCGCGGACCGCGCCGACGCCTGGGTGCTCGAGGCCCTCGGGCGCCTGGGCAGGCGGGGCGTCGTCGGCCTCGTCGACCTGGATTTCGACGATGCCGTGGGCGCCTGGGAGCGACGGCCCGCCCCGCCGGTGCGGATCGACGCGGGCGTGTACCCGCAGCACCTCGAGGCCGCCGAGGCCCGCGGGGCCGGCACCGGCGCCCCGATCAACGGGCTCGCCCGGGTGGGCCCGCTCAAGGTCATCACCGACGGTTCCCTCGGCACCCGCACCGCGTACTGCCACGCGCCCTACCCGGGCACGACGGGCCGCGGCGTGCTGGAAGTGCCGCCGGACCGCCTCGTCGAGCTGCTGCGCCGCGGCGCCGCACTCGGCCTGACCCCCGCGATCCACGCGATCGGCGACGCCGCGAACGCGTTGGCGCTGGACGCCTTCGCCGAGGCCGGGGTCCGCGGCCGCATCGAGCACGCGCAGCTGCTCACCGAGACGGACCTGGCGCGGATGGCGGCGCTGCGGATCGGCGCCTCGATCCAGCCCGAGCACATGCTCGACGACCGCGGCCTGGTCGCGCGGTTCTGGGGCGACCGCGCCGCCGATGCCTTCCGCGTCGGCTCGCTCGTGGCGGCGGGCGTCGACGTGGTCCTCGGCTCGGACGCGCCGGTCACGCCGCTCGACCCGTGGTTCGCGATCTCCGCCGCCGTCACCCGCAGCCGCGACGGGGACCCGCCGTGGCAGCCGTGGGAGGCGATCGACGCGGAGACCGCGCTGCGCCTCTCCGCGCGGACCCGGATCGCGGTCGGCGAGCCCGCCGACCTGGTGGCCCTGGGCGCCGACCCGACGCCGGAACGCCTGCGCGCCATGCCCGTCGACCTCACGATGGTGGCCGGCGGGATCACCCACGCCGGGTTCTAG
- the pdxH gene encoding pyridoxamine 5'-phosphate oxidase, protein MREKYDGDSFDLRPEDLAGGWVPLWQSWFDEAVAAGAPEPNAMVLATVDETGLPATRTVLCKGLDERGVVFYTNYGSDKARAVEANPVAAVTFPWIAIHRQVHVRGSVTKVTPAETAAYWAERPRGSQLGAWASDQSRPVASRAAMAERFAEVEARFEGRDVPVPPEWGGYRIAPQVVEFWQGRENRVHNRVRLVAPEYVAVRLQP, encoded by the coding sequence ATGCGCGAGAAGTACGACGGCGACTCCTTCGACCTCCGGCCCGAGGACCTGGCGGGAGGCTGGGTGCCGCTGTGGCAGTCCTGGTTCGACGAGGCCGTCGCCGCCGGGGCGCCCGAACCCAACGCGATGGTGCTCGCCACCGTCGACGAGACCGGGCTCCCCGCCACCCGCACCGTGCTGTGCAAGGGCCTCGACGAGCGGGGCGTGGTCTTCTACACCAACTACGGCTCCGACAAGGCCCGCGCCGTCGAGGCGAACCCGGTTGCCGCCGTGACTTTCCCGTGGATCGCGATCCACCGGCAGGTCCACGTGCGCGGCTCCGTGACGAAGGTGACCCCGGCGGAGACCGCCGCCTACTGGGCCGAGCGGCCGCGGGGTTCGCAGCTCGGGGCGTGGGCGTCGGACCAGTCCCGGCCCGTGGCCTCCCGCGCCGCGATGGCGGAGCGGTTCGCCGAGGTCGAGGCCCGGTTCGAGGGGCGGGACGTCCCGGTGCCGCCCGAGTGGGGCGGGTACCGCATCGCGCCGCAGGTCGTCGAGTTCTGGCAGGGCCGGGAGAACCGGGTGCACAACCGGGTGCGGCTCGTCGCGCCCGAGTACGTCGCGGTGCGGCTGCAGCCCTAG